In one Sulfuricella sp. genomic region, the following are encoded:
- a CDS encoding Bax inhibitor-1/YccA family protein, producing the protein MQPELRMPTQTAGLSLTTHRVLRNTYMMLGLTMVPTVIGAVIGMSMNFSFMAQSPILGMIVMLAVMFGLFWGISKNRDSGVGVALLLALTFFMGLMLGPILQVALHLKNGAQLVGLAAGGTGVIFLALASYATVSKKDFSFLGNFLFVGLILLIIASLANMFFQVPAASLAISSIAVLIFSGFILFDVSRIVQGGETNYIMATLALYLDIYNLFVNLLQLLMALSGEKD; encoded by the coding sequence ATGCAACCTGAATTACGCATGCCTACCCAAACGGCTGGTCTGTCGCTAACTACCCACAGGGTATTGCGCAATACCTACATGATGCTTGGCCTGACCATGGTCCCAACGGTGATCGGTGCAGTCATCGGCATGAGCATGAATTTTTCTTTTATGGCTCAAAGCCCGATTCTGGGAATGATAGTCATGCTGGCAGTCATGTTCGGCCTGTTCTGGGGTATTTCCAAGAACCGCGATAGCGGCGTGGGCGTGGCCTTGCTGCTGGCGCTGACTTTTTTCATGGGGCTGATGCTGGGCCCGATCCTGCAGGTAGCCCTGCACCTGAAAAACGGTGCGCAACTGGTGGGCCTGGCGGCGGGAGGCACGGGCGTGATTTTCCTCGCGCTGGCTTCCTATGCCACGGTATCAAAGAAGGACTTCAGCTTCCTGGGGAATTTCCTCTTCGTCGGCCTGATTCTTTTGATCATCGCCTCCCTGGCCAACATGTTCTTCCAGGTTCCGGCGGCTTCCCTGGCCATTTCCTCGATCGCGGTGCTGATTTTCTCCGGCTTTATCCTGTTTGACGTGAGCCGCATCGTGCAGGGCGGCGAGACCAACTACATCATGGCAACCCTGGCCCTGTACCTGGACATCTACAACCTCTTCGTCAACCTGCTGCAATTGCTGATGGCGTTGAGCGGCGAGAAGGATTGA
- a CDS encoding STAS/SEC14 domain-containing protein, whose protein sequence is MIAIEHHDRVVKVSVFGEFTLADYKQMEDAVTFETKFKGKVNLLVDLRDMADFTLDVAWEDARFNWQHAHDFQKIAVVTNGRLVAWSAWLARAFVDAEIQIFENYDLASDWVDAES, encoded by the coding sequence ATGATTGCCATTGAGCATCACGATCGGGTCGTCAAGGTTTCCGTGTTTGGTGAATTCACTCTCGCCGATTACAAACAGATGGAAGATGCGGTTACTTTTGAGACGAAATTCAAGGGCAAGGTCAACCTGCTGGTGGATTTACGCGACATGGCTGATTTTACACTCGATGTGGCGTGGGAAGATGCGCGCTTCAACTGGCAGCATGCCCATGATTTTCAGAAAATCGCGGTTGTCACCAATGGCCGGTTGGTGGCGTGGAGTGCCTGGCTGGCGCGCGCCTTCGTCGATGCCGAGATTCAGATCTTCGAAAACTATGATCTTGCCAGCGACTGGGTGGACGCGGAAAGCTGA
- a CDS encoding TusE/DsrC/DsvC family sulfur relay protein produces the protein MELPVRDGDGYLTDMNVWTEDIGRAMAEADGVELDDVKWNHIMKAREYFEETSSVPPIRKFAKYIDEDQKVIFSTWMTGPMKPITKYGGLPKPTGCV, from the coding sequence ATGGAACTTCCTGTACGAGATGGTGATGGTTATTTGACGGACATGAATGTCTGGACCGAGGATATTGGCCGCGCAATGGCAGAGGCTGACGGCGTTGAGCTTGATGATGTGAAATGGAACCACATCATGAAAGCGCGTGAATATTTCGAGGAAACCAGTTCGGTGCCACCGATCCGGAAATTTGCCAAATATATCGATGAAGACCAGAAGGTGATTTTCAGCACCTGGATGACGGGCCCAATGAAGCCTATCACCAAATATGGCGGTTTGCCCAAACCTACCGGCTGCGTTTAA
- the hrpA gene encoding ATP-dependent RNA helicase HrpA — translation MPPDFRTLSTEIAKCMQRDRHRFRRELNQLETALRSGKLQDNALTSLSARIQASAARRISRLECIPVPSFTAELPVNEKRHDIAAAIAANQVVIVCGETGSGKTTQLPQICLELKRGVAGLIGHTQPRRIAARSVATRISAELKSETGNAVGYQVRFHDHVSEHNYIKVMTDGILLAETQGDRFLDAYDTIIIDEAHERSLNIDFLLGYLKRILPRRPDLKLIITSATIDAERFSNHFDGAPVIEVSGRTYPVEVRYRPLQVEEDNGREEALELAILHAVDETGSHGGDILIFLPGEREIRDVAEALRKHHLPDTDILPLFARLSSAEQDQIFKSGGGRRIILATNVAETSLTVPGIRYVIDPGYARIRRYSVRAKVERLQVEKTSRASASQRAGRCGRVAAGICIRLYSEEDFNARLAFTDPEIRRSNLAAVILRMQALGLGDVDAFPFLEAPDPRAISDGFQLLEELGAMDEARQLTPLGKQLAQLPIDPRIARMILAAQKENSLAEVLIIAAALSSQDPRERPLATQEAADTAHRRFQDERSDFLGFLKLWRFYEAALIHKKSSRKLAQLCRDNFLSALRMREWRDIHGQLAVMIKEMGMRPNEIEADYGQIHRALLTGLLGNIGQKSEGREYLGARGIKFSIFPGSVLFKPTSPQSPLVRGEAVDSPPDKGRPGGANPKWLMAAELTETTRLYGRTLARIEPEWIEPLAGHLIKRNYFDPHWEKKAARVSAYERVTLYGLVIEPRRKVHYGPIHPSEAREIFIRAALVEGEFHSKAPFFIHNRKLVEEIEELEHKARRQDILVDEQRICEFYDALIPPGIHNGAAFDKWRHEAERQLPRLLYLSREQLMRHEAGHITEDLFPPTLNLGGSTFNLSYRFEHGHPLDGVTLAIPLPALNQISAARCEWLVPGLLREKITWLIRGLPHKLRSACVPVPEFATAALNQITSRDQALTVALTEFLARRKKISIPPEAWPQELLPTHLQMNFSIISENGDEIASGRNLAELRQRLGSKAEKCFVTAMSSSFERDSVTCWDFGELPERLEFQRQGQTLLGYPALQAQDDHISLRLFDTEAKAAQAMQTGLARLLLLQMPEQARFLEKSLPVNKATCLHYLPLGSCDELKHSLQQAIAEHILTGDKPPVRNEAQFNQRRDETRPLLVTGANQICKLASEILAEYHVLLHKLQTAKQWAEAISDMKAQLAQLIYPGFLTHTPLNWLRHYPRYLKAISLRLDKLSSTTERDRLNREQLAPLYRRYLEKTAQNEKKGEANSQSLQDFRWMLEELRVSLFAQELKTIQPISVKRLEKQWEAASKE, via the coding sequence GTGCCACCTGACTTCCGCACCCTTTCCACCGAAATCGCAAAATGCATGCAGCGTGACCGGCACCGTTTCAGGCGCGAACTCAATCAGCTTGAAACTGCTCTGCGCAGCGGAAAATTACAAGATAACGCACTGACCAGTCTCAGCGCCCGCATTCAGGCTTCAGCTGCAAGGCGAATCAGCCGGCTTGAATGCATCCCTGTTCCCTCTTTCACCGCCGAACTACCTGTAAACGAAAAGCGCCATGACATCGCTGCTGCAATTGCAGCCAATCAGGTTGTCATCGTCTGCGGCGAAACCGGCTCCGGCAAAACCACCCAGTTGCCGCAAATCTGCCTCGAACTCAAGCGCGGCGTTGCTGGACTGATCGGCCACACGCAACCAAGGCGAATTGCAGCCCGCAGCGTAGCCACGCGCATTTCGGCTGAGCTGAAATCCGAGACCGGGAATGCGGTTGGCTACCAGGTTCGCTTTCACGATCATGTCAGTGAACACAATTACATCAAAGTCATGACCGACGGCATCCTGCTTGCCGAAACTCAGGGCGACCGATTTCTCGATGCCTACGATACGATCATTATCGACGAAGCTCACGAGCGCAGCCTCAACATCGACTTCCTGCTTGGTTACCTCAAACGCATCCTGCCCCGCCGTCCCGACCTGAAGCTCATCATCACCTCCGCGACTATCGATGCGGAACGTTTTTCGAATCATTTTGATGGCGCACCCGTAATTGAAGTATCAGGCAGAACCTATCCGGTCGAGGTCCGTTATCGCCCGCTTCAGGTCGAGGAAGATAACGGCAGAGAAGAAGCGCTGGAACTGGCCATCCTCCATGCGGTGGATGAGACTGGATCACACGGCGGGGACATCCTGATTTTTCTGCCGGGTGAGCGCGAGATTCGCGACGTGGCGGAAGCGCTGCGCAAGCACCACCTCCCCGATACGGATATTTTGCCGCTGTTCGCCCGTTTGTCCAGCGCAGAGCAGGACCAGATTTTCAAATCTGGCGGTGGGCGACGCATCATACTGGCAACCAATGTGGCGGAAACCTCTCTCACCGTGCCAGGCATCCGCTATGTGATCGACCCTGGTTATGCCCGCATTCGCCGCTACAGCGTACGCGCCAAGGTGGAACGCCTGCAGGTGGAAAAAACCTCGCGAGCCTCCGCTTCTCAGCGCGCCGGGCGCTGTGGGCGCGTGGCCGCGGGCATCTGTATTCGCCTTTACAGCGAGGAGGATTTCAACGCCCGCCTGGCATTCACCGATCCGGAAATCCGCCGCAGCAACCTGGCAGCCGTGATCCTGCGCATGCAGGCGCTGGGGCTAGGCGACGTCGATGCCTTCCCCTTCCTCGAAGCCCCTGATCCGCGCGCCATATCAGACGGATTCCAGTTGCTGGAAGAACTCGGTGCCATGGATGAAGCGCGTCAGCTGACGCCCCTGGGCAAACAGCTGGCCCAGCTTCCAATCGATCCGCGCATTGCGCGCATGATCCTGGCCGCGCAAAAAGAAAACAGTCTCGCCGAAGTGCTGATCATCGCCGCCGCGCTATCCAGCCAGGACCCGCGTGAGCGCCCGCTGGCAACTCAGGAAGCCGCAGACACGGCGCACCGGCGTTTCCAGGACGAGCGCTCGGACTTCCTCGGCTTTCTCAAACTGTGGCGCTTTTACGAAGCAGCCCTGATCCACAAGAAGTCAAGCCGCAAGCTGGCCCAGCTCTGCCGCGACAACTTCCTGTCCGCACTGCGCATGCGCGAGTGGCGCGACATCCACGGCCAGCTGGCGGTGATGATCAAGGAAATGGGCATGCGCCCCAACGAGATCGAAGCTGATTACGGCCAGATCCACCGCGCCCTGCTCACCGGCCTGCTCGGCAATATTGGCCAGAAAAGCGAGGGCCGCGAGTATCTGGGCGCGCGCGGCATCAAATTTTCCATTTTTCCGGGCTCGGTGCTGTTCAAACCCACCTCCCCTCAATCTCCCCTTGTCAGGGGGGAAGCGGTGGATTCTCCTCCTGACAAGGGGAGGCCGGGAGGGGCTAACCCAAAATGGCTGATGGCCGCCGAACTTACCGAAACCACTCGCCTCTATGGGCGCACTCTTGCCCGCATCGAGCCGGAATGGATCGAACCGCTGGCGGGGCACCTCATCAAGCGCAATTATTTCGACCCGCACTGGGAAAAGAAAGCCGCACGTGTTTCTGCCTATGAGCGTGTCACACTCTACGGCCTGGTGATCGAGCCCAGGCGCAAAGTCCATTACGGACCCATCCATCCCTCGGAAGCACGCGAGATTTTTATCCGCGCCGCCCTGGTGGAGGGGGAATTCCATAGCAAGGCACCTTTCTTCATTCACAATCGAAAGCTGGTTGAAGAAATCGAGGAACTGGAGCACAAGGCGCGCAGGCAGGACATTCTGGTGGACGAACAACGTATATGCGAGTTCTACGACGCTCTGATTCCGCCCGGCATTCACAACGGCGCAGCATTTGACAAGTGGCGCCATGAAGCGGAACGCCAACTGCCTCGCCTGCTTTATCTCAGCCGCGAACAACTGATGCGCCATGAAGCTGGGCATATCACGGAAGACTTGTTTCCACCCACGCTCAATCTCGGCGGCAGTACGTTCAACCTGTCCTACCGCTTCGAGCATGGCCACCCCCTTGATGGCGTGACTCTTGCCATTCCGCTGCCAGCGCTTAACCAGATCAGCGCGGCGCGCTGCGAATGGCTGGTGCCGGGTTTGCTGCGCGAGAAAATCACCTGGCTGATTCGCGGCCTGCCGCACAAGCTTCGCAGCGCCTGTGTGCCTGTGCCTGAATTTGCCACTGCAGCACTGAATCAGATCACCTCCCGCGACCAGGCATTGACCGTTGCCCTGACTGAATTTCTGGCGCGCCGCAAGAAAATCAGCATACCGCCTGAAGCATGGCCACAGGAATTGCTGCCAACGCATTTGCAAATGAATTTCAGCATCATCTCCGAAAATGGAGATGAAATCGCCAGTGGCCGTAACCTCGCGGAACTGCGGCAACGCCTGGGCAGCAAGGCAGAGAAATGCTTCGTCACAGCAATGTCATCGTCTTTCGAGCGCGATTCAGTTACCTGCTGGGATTTCGGTGAACTACCGGAAAGACTGGAATTCCAGCGCCAAGGCCAGACGCTGCTCGGCTACCCGGCTCTGCAGGCGCAAGATGACCATATCTCGCTACGTCTGTTCGACACCGAGGCCAAAGCCGCACAGGCCATGCAGACTGGGCTGGCACGCCTGCTCCTGCTACAGATGCCAGAACAGGCCCGTTTTCTCGAGAAATCACTACCCGTCAATAAAGCCACCTGCCTGCACTATTTGCCATTGGGTTCATGTGACGAACTCAAGCACTCGTTACAGCAAGCCATTGCGGAACATATCCTGACCGGTGACAAACCACCGGTCCGCAATGAAGCCCAGTTCAATCAGCGACGTGACGAAACTCGCCCCCTGCTGGTGACTGGAGCCAACCAGATCTGCAAACTTGCAAGCGAAATTCTCGCCGAGTACCACGTTTTATTGCACAAGTTGCAAACCGCAAAGCAATGGGCAGAGGCCATCTCGGATATGAAAGCTCAACTGGCTCAACTGATTTATCCTGGCTTCCTCACGCACACACCGCTTAATTGGCTGCGTCACTATCCGCGCTACCTCAAGGCCATCTCTTTACGGCTGGATAAACTTTCCAGCACAACAGAGCGCGACAGGCTGAACCGCGAGCAACTTGCCCCTCTGTACCGCCGTTACCTGGAAAAAACAGCGCAAAATGAAAAAAAAGGGGAAGCAAACAGCCAGTCGCTCCAGGACTTCCGCTGGATGCTGGAAGAACTACGCGTATCGCTGTTTGCCCAGGAACTCAAAACCATCCAGCCAATCTCCGTAAAAAGGCTTGAAAAACAATGGGAAGCAGCCTCAAAAGAATAA
- a CDS encoding outer membrane protein transport protein yields MQQKKLVVAMVFMAIPGVACATNGMNMEGYGPIALGMGGASIAYDNGSAAMMNNPATLGLMEDNHRLDLALGILAPDVNASMSGNSAHSSADSFGGPALGWSRRHDKLTFGMGVYGQGGMGTEYGANSFMSMGTGLATRSELGVGRVLLPIAYNVSPDFTVGGSIDFVWAGLDLQMAMPAPQMTSLATSGNLSASGNGAPGLNPWMGVASNVGYFDFSNSNDFSGKAHSTGWAGKLGMTYQVNKQLTLGATYHSKTDLGDMEADGAKMLMVDTLGVNPTATLTGKIKIVDFQWPETYGVGLAYQATGKLMVAADYKRISWASVMQNFHMVFSTTDLNGITLDMKLPQEWKDQDVWMLGLAYQATDAMTLRAGVNIADNPVPDALMHPLFPAIVKNHYTAGFGYRFSKVSTIDFAYSYAPEVTSTNSSGVTVSHGQNNMQFIYSYRY; encoded by the coding sequence ATGCAACAAAAAAAATTGGTTGTGGCTATGGTATTCATGGCAATTCCGGGGGTCGCATGCGCCACCAACGGGATGAACATGGAAGGCTATGGTCCAATTGCGCTGGGCATGGGGGGCGCATCAATAGCCTACGATAACGGCTCTGCTGCAATGATGAATAACCCCGCCACCCTGGGGTTGATGGAGGATAACCATCGGCTGGATCTGGCGCTGGGTATTCTTGCTCCTGATGTGAATGCCAGCATGAGCGGTAATTCTGCCCATTCTTCCGCAGATTCATTTGGTGGTCCCGCTCTGGGGTGGAGCCGCCGGCATGACAAGCTGACCTTTGGCATGGGTGTTTATGGTCAGGGGGGCATGGGGACTGAATATGGCGCAAACAGCTTTATGAGCATGGGCACTGGACTTGCGACACGCAGCGAACTCGGGGTTGGTCGTGTGCTTTTACCCATAGCCTACAATGTTTCTCCTGATTTCACCGTGGGCGGGTCGATTGATTTTGTTTGGGCGGGACTGGATCTGCAAATGGCGATGCCTGCACCTCAGATGACGAGCCTGGCTACAAGTGGAAATCTGTCCGCTAGTGGTAATGGCGCTCCAGGTCTTAACCCTTGGATGGGTGTTGCAAGCAACGTAGGGTACTTCGATTTTTCCAATAGCAATGATTTTTCCGGTAAAGCGCATTCCACTGGCTGGGCCGGGAAGCTGGGGATGACTTACCAGGTCAACAAGCAGCTGACCCTCGGTGCGACTTATCACTCTAAAACCGATTTGGGTGATATGGAAGCTGATGGCGCCAAAATGTTGATGGTTGACACACTTGGGGTAAATCCAACGGCGACTTTGACAGGCAAGATCAAAATCGTGGATTTCCAGTGGCCTGAAACCTACGGCGTGGGTTTGGCATATCAGGCAACCGGCAAGCTGATGGTCGCTGCGGACTACAAGCGCATCAGCTGGGCAAGCGTAATGCAGAACTTCCACATGGTGTTCTCCACTACTGACTTGAATGGCATCACCCTGGACATGAAACTGCCACAGGAGTGGAAGGACCAGGATGTCTGGATGTTGGGCCTCGCATATCAGGCTACCGATGCGATGACCTTGCGCGCCGGTGTCAATATTGCCGATAATCCTGTGCCTGATGCCTTAATGCATCCTTTGTTCCCGGCGATTGTCAAGAATCACTATACGGCCGGGTTTGGCTACCGTTTCAGCAAAGTATCCACGATTGATTTCGCTTACAGCTATGCGCCGGAAGTGACCAGTACTAATAGTTCTGGGGTAACTGTGAGCCACGGGCAAAATAACATGCAGTTTATCTATAGCTACCGTTATTGA